The Pirellulimonas nuda genome includes a region encoding these proteins:
- a CDS encoding prepilin-type N-terminal cleavage/methylation domain-containing protein → MLQPRRYRRQTPHGFTLVEVLLVLALMVVVAALAAPAMSGAFGRGQLRQAAQKLCTVWSQARLDAMSTGTPREFRCELGTGTFSIATGSVVADPTADPAVGSSQGVESAVFQRLVVTDQNGQTAIGEGDGDASVPLVFQPDGTSSDAEVVLAAPEGARLIVSLRGLTGSTEIRLWEEGDDRR, encoded by the coding sequence TTGTTGCAGCCCCGTCGCTATCGCCGCCAGACGCCGCACGGCTTCACGCTAGTGGAAGTTTTGTTGGTGCTGGCGCTCATGGTGGTGGTGGCCGCGCTCGCGGCGCCCGCGATGAGCGGCGCCTTCGGGCGCGGTCAGCTCCGCCAGGCCGCCCAGAAGCTCTGCACGGTATGGTCGCAGGCGCGGCTCGACGCCATGTCTACCGGCACGCCGCGCGAGTTCCGCTGCGAGCTGGGGACGGGGACGTTTAGCATCGCCACCGGTAGCGTCGTGGCGGACCCCACGGCCGACCCCGCCGTGGGGAGTAGTCAGGGGGTTGAATCGGCGGTCTTCCAGCGGCTGGTCGTGACCGATCAGAACGGGCAGACCGCGATCGGCGAGGGGGACGGCGACGCCTCGGTACCGCTCGTCTTTCAGCCGGACGGCACGAGCTCCGATGCAGAAGTCGTGCTGGCCGCCCCCGAGGGCGCCAGGCTGATCGTCTCGCTGCGGGGGCTGACCGGCTCGACCGAGATCCGTCTATGGGAGGAAGGTGATGACCGCCGCTAA
- a CDS encoding AMP nucleosidase, with the protein MPSKQQIAKDWLPRYTGMPLERFGQHVLLTNFHDYVHRFADRFGCTMYGEARPMQAATNDHGVTIINFGIGSPNAATVMDLLTAVSPRAVLFLGKCGGIKHTAEIGHFILPIGAIRGEGTSDDYLPPRVPALPSFKLHKFVSQKLVDRQLDYRTGVIYTTNRRVWEHDDAFREQLRAHTAIAIDMETATFFIVGHANQIARGALLLVSDRPMTPEGIKTSASDVMVSREWSDVHLEVGIDSLMEIEENGEEIKHFQY; encoded by the coding sequence ATGCCCAGCAAACAGCAGATCGCCAAGGATTGGTTGCCCCGCTACACCGGGATGCCGCTGGAGCGTTTTGGTCAACACGTGTTGCTGACCAACTTCCACGACTACGTCCACCGGTTCGCCGACCGGTTTGGCTGCACGATGTACGGCGAAGCGCGCCCCATGCAGGCGGCCACCAACGACCACGGGGTCACGATCATCAACTTCGGCATCGGCTCGCCCAACGCGGCGACCGTGATGGACCTGTTGACGGCCGTTTCGCCCCGGGCGGTGCTATTCCTAGGCAAATGCGGCGGGATCAAGCACACCGCGGAGATCGGCCACTTCATCCTGCCGATCGGCGCCATCCGCGGCGAAGGGACCTCGGACGACTACCTGCCCCCGCGTGTGCCGGCGCTCCCTTCCTTCAAGCTGCACAAGTTCGTCTCTCAGAAGCTGGTCGATCGCCAGCTCGACTACCGCACCGGCGTGATCTACACCACCAACCGGCGGGTCTGGGAGCACGACGACGCCTTCCGAGAGCAACTGCGGGCGCACACGGCGATCGCCATCGACATGGAGACCGCCACCTTCTTCATCGTCGGCCACGCCAACCAGATCGCCCGCGGCGCCCTGCTGTTGGTTTCCGACCGGCCGATGACCCCCGAGGGGATCAAGACCTCCGCCAGCGACGTCATGGTGAGCCGCGAATGGTCGGACGTGCACCTTGAAGTCGGGATCGATTCGTTGATGGAGATCGAGGAGAACGGCGAAGAAATCAAGCACTTCCAGTATTGA
- the gspG gene encoding type II secretion system major pseudopilin GspG: MKNRRYNNHASDRGFTLIEVLLVLVILVVLGSIAASQFLGVQDKANINAAKAQVSQFATSIDMYKFDTKQYPGTLEELIQKPSDSTMAERWAGPYLDKSKVPVDPWDNEFKYSKEGKKNSDKYDVWSAGPDGQDGSDDDIGNWEK, encoded by the coding sequence ATGAAGAACCGTCGCTACAACAACCACGCCTCCGATCGCGGCTTCACGCTCATCGAAGTGCTGCTGGTGCTCGTGATCCTGGTGGTGCTCGGCTCGATCGCCGCTTCGCAGTTCTTGGGCGTCCAAGACAAGGCCAACATCAACGCCGCCAAGGCGCAGGTGTCGCAGTTCGCCACCAGCATCGACATGTACAAGTTCGACACCAAGCAGTACCCGGGGACCCTCGAGGAGCTCATTCAGAAGCCGAGCGACAGCACGATGGCCGAGCGCTGGGCGGGCCCCTACTTGGACAAGAGCAAGGTCCCGGTTGACCCGTGGGACAACGAGTTCAAGTACTCCAAGGAAGGGAAGAAGAACTCCGACAAGTACGATGTGTGGAGCGCCGGGCCCGACGGCCAGGACGGCAGCGACGACGACATCGGCAACTGGGAGAAGTGA
- a CDS encoding GspE/PulE family protein, whose protein sequence is MQPGDILVKHGVLTSQQLEQLGASSTGQRADHAAVASGMASEDQVLAALGKECGVDVIDLSKADVDLSLLGQFPQRLMHRHILFPVSRHNGSITVATSDPFELYPLDELSSLTGLHVEPVLALRSQIAERIKTHLGVGSETIEGLLAQRHDDVQLLEEIDEDSELAGDAQEASVIRLVNEIMLEAVENRASDVHIESQAAGIKIRYRIDGILQAQPVPPEINQFQAAIISRLKIMARLNIAEKRLPQDGRIKLRVHGREVDVRVSVIPMVHGEGIVMRLLDKGRMSFSLLKLGMAPELYSRVSQLIRQPHGIVLVTGPTGSGKTTTLYSALTEIRDEATKIITTEDPVEYQLEGINQIQVHPKIGLTFAASLRSILRHDPDVVLVGEIRDFETAENAIQASLTGHLVFSTLHTNDAPSAYTRLIDMGVEPFLVASTIEAVMAQRLVRRLCPKCKEAYEPTTEEVPSDFPWEEYKAGGQPIFRHAGCRACRELGYDGRQGIYELCTTTDSVRQLAHDRASSWDIRKAALADGMRTLRQDAWAKVLDGTTSVDEVLRVTKGDRI, encoded by the coding sequence ATGCAACCAGGCGATATCCTTGTAAAACACGGCGTGCTAACGTCGCAGCAGCTAGAGCAGCTAGGCGCGAGCTCCACGGGCCAGCGGGCCGACCACGCCGCGGTGGCTAGCGGCATGGCCTCCGAAGACCAAGTGCTCGCTGCGCTCGGCAAAGAGTGCGGCGTCGACGTGATCGACCTCAGCAAGGCCGACGTCGACCTCTCGTTGCTGGGGCAGTTCCCCCAGCGGCTGATGCACCGGCACATCTTGTTCCCGGTTTCGCGGCACAACGGGTCGATCACCGTCGCCACCAGCGACCCCTTCGAGCTCTACCCGTTGGACGAGCTCAGCTCGCTGACCGGCCTGCACGTCGAGCCGGTGCTGGCGCTCCGCAGCCAGATCGCCGAACGGATCAAGACGCACCTGGGCGTTGGCAGCGAGACGATCGAGGGCCTGCTAGCACAGCGGCACGACGACGTCCAACTGCTTGAAGAGATCGACGAAGACTCGGAGCTTGCCGGCGACGCCCAAGAGGCGTCCGTCATCCGGCTGGTCAACGAGATCATGCTCGAGGCGGTCGAGAACCGCGCCTCCGACGTGCACATCGAGTCGCAGGCCGCGGGCATCAAGATCCGCTACCGGATCGACGGCATCCTGCAGGCCCAGCCGGTTCCGCCAGAGATCAACCAGTTCCAGGCGGCGATCATCAGCCGTCTGAAGATCATGGCCCGGCTGAACATCGCCGAGAAACGGCTGCCGCAGGACGGACGGATCAAGCTGCGGGTGCACGGCCGCGAGGTAGACGTCCGCGTCTCGGTCATCCCGATGGTGCACGGCGAAGGGATCGTCATGCGTCTGTTGGACAAGGGACGCATGAGCTTCTCGCTGCTGAAGCTCGGCATGGCGCCGGAGCTCTACAGCCGAGTCAGCCAGCTCATCCGCCAGCCGCACGGCATCGTGCTGGTCACTGGACCCACCGGTTCTGGTAAGACGACCACGCTCTACAGCGCGCTTACGGAGATCCGCGACGAGGCCACCAAGATCATCACCACCGAAGACCCGGTGGAGTATCAGCTCGAGGGGATCAACCAGATCCAGGTCCACCCAAAGATCGGGCTGACGTTCGCCGCGTCGTTGCGGTCGATCTTGCGGCACGACCCCGACGTGGTGCTGGTGGGCGAAATCCGCGACTTCGAGACCGCCGAGAACGCCATCCAGGCCTCCCTGACGGGCCACTTGGTCTTCAGCACGCTGCACACCAACGACGCCCCCAGCGCCTACACCCGGCTGATCGACATGGGGGTCGAGCCGTTCCTGGTGGCCAGCACCATCGAGGCGGTGATGGCCCAGCGGCTGGTGCGGCGGCTCTGCCCGAAGTGCAAAGAGGCCTACGAACCAACCACGGAAGAGGTGCCCAGCGACTTCCCTTGGGAAGAGTACAAAGCCGGCGGCCAGCCCATCTTCCGCCACGCCGGCTGCCGCGCGTGCCGCGAGTTGGGCTACGACGGTCGGCAGGGCATCTACGAGCTGTGCACCACCACCGACTCGGTCCGCCAGCTCGCCCACGACCGCGCCAGCAGTTGGGACATCCGCAAGGCTGCCCTTGCCGACGGCATGCGGACGCTGCGCCAAGACGCCTGGGCCAAGGTGCTGGACGGCACCACCAGCGTCGACGAGGTGCTGCGCGTGACCAAGGGAGACCGGATCTAG
- a CDS encoding nucleoside deaminase — protein MNPEALMQLAIDKCREGLAAGQSPFGCAIAIGDRVVAANHNTVALTTDITAHAEVNALRAACLEVGELHLKGAVVATTCEPCPMCMAALHWAQVDHVYYGASIDDAAVAGFNELHLPAVELLRLGGSSVKLTGDLLTEGCRELFTEWLNMPHRRVY, from the coding sequence ATGAATCCAGAAGCCCTCATGCAGTTGGCGATCGACAAGTGCCGCGAGGGGCTCGCCGCGGGGCAGAGCCCGTTCGGCTGCGCCATCGCCATCGGGGACCGCGTGGTGGCGGCAAACCACAACACCGTCGCCCTGACCACCGACATCACGGCCCACGCCGAGGTGAACGCCCTCCGCGCCGCCTGCCTGGAGGTGGGAGAGTTGCACCTCAAGGGGGCCGTGGTGGCCACCACCTGCGAACCCTGCCCGATGTGCATGGCGGCGCTGCATTGGGCCCAGGTCGACCACGTCTACTACGGCGCCTCGATCGACGACGCCGCGGTTGCGGGCTTCAACGAGCTGCACCTGCCGGCGGTCGAGCTGCTGCGGCTGGGGGGGAGCAGCGTCAAACTGACGGGCGACCTGCTGACCGAGGGCTGCCGCGAGTTGTTCACCGAGTGGCTGAATATGCCGCATAGGCGGGTCTACTAA
- a CDS encoding type II secretion system F family protein, with amino-acid sequence MPDFAYTARTLDGQRLEGTLQAASQREALATLSGRDLFPLSVGTIGKQPTAAEGSPRVRSKYITPVYSQLASLLRSGVPMLRSLQVIREQASNPQLAFVLEDIKNRVEDGATLSDAMARHPKAFGELAVSVVRAGSEGGFLEDSLERVAAFTDQQEELRSRVVGALAYPVVIAVIGAIVVNGLIIFAVPMVEGLFARLKERGELPMVTEWLLLLSAFLQSYWWLAIAGIVGVVYGFSRWSASERGRNVLDRVKLKVPTVGPIYLNLAVARFCRVLGTLLKGGVPIVRSLEIAADSTGNRVLEQTVRDASDHITSGEPLAGPLAASGHFPRDVCEMIAVAEQANSLEIVLNQISDNLEKSTWRKIELFVRLLEPLLLLVLASAVLVVVIALLLPIIKASTTL; translated from the coding sequence TTGCCCGATTTCGCTTACACAGCCCGCACCCTCGACGGACAGCGCCTCGAAGGGACGCTGCAGGCCGCATCGCAGCGCGAAGCGCTCGCCACGCTCAGCGGCAGAGACCTGTTCCCGCTGTCGGTCGGTACGATCGGCAAGCAGCCCACGGCGGCCGAAGGCTCGCCGCGGGTGCGGTCAAAGTACATCACCCCGGTCTACAGCCAGCTTGCGTCGCTGCTGCGTAGCGGCGTGCCGATGCTGCGCTCGCTGCAAGTGATCCGCGAGCAGGCGTCGAACCCGCAGCTAGCGTTCGTGCTGGAAGACATCAAGAACCGGGTCGAAGACGGCGCCACGCTGTCCGACGCGATGGCCCGCCACCCCAAGGCGTTTGGCGAGCTCGCGGTCAGCGTGGTGCGGGCCGGCAGCGAGGGTGGGTTCCTAGAAGACTCTCTCGAACGCGTCGCGGCCTTCACCGATCAGCAGGAAGAGCTGCGGAGCCGGGTGGTGGGGGCGCTCGCCTACCCGGTGGTGATCGCGGTGATCGGCGCCATCGTGGTGAACGGCCTGATCATCTTCGCGGTGCCGATGGTCGAGGGGCTGTTCGCCCGCCTCAAGGAACGCGGCGAGCTGCCGATGGTCACCGAGTGGCTGCTGCTGCTCAGCGCGTTCCTGCAGAGCTACTGGTGGCTGGCGATCGCCGGCATCGTGGGCGTGGTGTACGGGTTCAGCCGCTGGTCGGCGTCCGAGCGCGGCCGCAACGTGCTGGACCGCGTTAAACTGAAGGTCCCGACGGTCGGGCCCATCTACCTCAACCTGGCGGTGGCGCGGTTTTGCCGGGTGCTGGGGACGCTGCTCAAAGGGGGCGTGCCGATCGTGCGCTCGCTGGAGATCGCCGCGGACAGCACGGGCAACCGCGTGCTAGAACAGACCGTGCGCGACGCCTCGGACCACATCACCTCCGGCGAGCCGCTCGCGGGCCCGCTGGCGGCCAGCGGTCACTTCCCGCGCGACGTCTGCGAGATGATCGCCGTTGCCGAGCAGGCCAACAGCCTCGAGATCGTGTTGAACCAGATCTCCGACAACCTTGAGAAGTCTACCTGGCGAAAGATCGAACTCTTCGTCCGTCTGCTCGAGCCGCTGTTGCTGCTGGTGCTGGCCAGCGCCGTGCTGGTGGTGGTGATCGCGTTGCTGCTGCCCATCATCAAGGCGAGCACGACGCTCTGA
- a CDS encoding type II secretion system minor pseudopilin, whose translation MTHLRQRRRSGSILLVVLVVVSLLTLTGMAFFDWSFTQRRASDAYTRGTQARLLAESGIDFAQVQAAKTLDLQQQAGGLYNNPAMFQGMLVLDSDAAELRGRFAIVAPALENGLWNGLRFGLENESARLNLNTVLLADKQMEGQSRVLLMALPGMTESIADAILDFIDEDDEPRDFGAEASYYSALTPSYAPPNGPLESVDQLLLVRDVTPELLYGWDRNRNFVIDGAEGALPAPLGVDNSDGSMSLGWNAYLTLASAEKNLRADGTPKIDVNMEDLQVLYDQLEPLLGAEQANFIIAFRQGGPDTTDLEAEAAGAAGAAGGAGTSDGPTDVSDTVGEEGEAATTQSKTAAEVQIDYEQPGSETIGSLLDLVGVNTRVVEEGSTQRVVVVTPFPNDPAALSQSLPLLMDNLTASGQAVVPGRLNVNQCPRQLLEGLPGMDPSLVEQILGARDFEVLAERPDRKYETWLLTEGILTLEQMKLLMPLATGGGDVYRAQVVGYFDAGGAQCRLEAVIDLSGLMPNLARVRNLTALGQGFDPAVLGVQPDEP comes from the coding sequence ATGACCCACCTTCGACAACGCCGGCGTTCGGGCAGCATCCTGCTGGTGGTGCTAGTCGTGGTGTCGCTGCTGACCCTGACGGGCATGGCGTTCTTCGACTGGAGCTTCACCCAGCGTCGGGCGTCGGACGCCTACACCCGCGGAACGCAGGCCCGGCTGCTGGCCGAGTCGGGGATCGATTTCGCCCAGGTGCAGGCCGCCAAGACCCTCGATCTACAGCAGCAAGCGGGGGGGCTCTACAACAACCCGGCGATGTTCCAGGGGATGCTGGTGCTCGACAGCGACGCGGCCGAGCTGCGCGGCCGGTTTGCGATCGTGGCGCCGGCCCTCGAGAACGGCTTGTGGAACGGGCTGCGGTTTGGGCTGGAGAACGAGTCGGCCCGGCTCAACCTGAACACGGTGTTGCTGGCCGACAAGCAGATGGAGGGGCAGAGCCGCGTGCTGTTGATGGCGCTGCCGGGGATGACCGAGTCGATCGCCGACGCGATCCTCGACTTCATCGATGAAGACGACGAGCCGCGCGACTTCGGCGCCGAGGCGTCGTACTACTCGGCCCTCACGCCGTCCTACGCCCCCCCCAACGGCCCGCTCGAGTCGGTGGATCAACTGCTGCTGGTGCGCGATGTCACCCCCGAGCTGCTGTACGGCTGGGACCGCAACCGGAACTTCGTGATCGACGGCGCCGAAGGGGCGCTGCCGGCGCCGCTGGGGGTCGACAACTCCGACGGCTCCATGAGCCTGGGCTGGAACGCCTACCTCACGCTGGCCAGCGCAGAAAAGAACCTGCGGGCCGATGGCACGCCGAAGATCGACGTCAACATGGAAGACCTGCAGGTCTTATACGACCAGTTGGAGCCGCTGCTGGGCGCCGAACAAGCCAACTTTATCATCGCCTTCCGCCAGGGGGGGCCCGATACGACCGACCTCGAGGCAGAGGCCGCCGGCGCCGCCGGAGCAGCGGGGGGAGCGGGGACGTCCGACGGCCCTACCGACGTCAGCGACACCGTGGGGGAAGAAGGAGAAGCCGCAACGACCCAGAGCAAGACGGCCGCCGAGGTCCAGATCGACTACGAGCAGCCCGGGTCCGAGACGATCGGCAGCCTGCTCGACTTGGTGGGGGTCAACACGCGGGTCGTGGAGGAGGGATCGACCCAGCGTGTGGTGGTGGTGACGCCGTTCCCCAACGATCCCGCGGCGCTCTCGCAGTCGCTCCCGCTGTTGATGGACAACCTGACCGCCAGCGGCCAGGCGGTGGTGCCGGGCCGTCTGAACGTGAACCAGTGCCCGCGTCAGCTCTTGGAGGGGCTCCCCGGCATGGACCCGTCGCTGGTAGAGCAAATCCTCGGCGCCCGCGACTTTGAAGTGCTCGCCGAAAGGCCGGACCGTAAGTACGAGACCTGGCTGCTCACCGAGGGGATCCTGACGCTCGAACAGATGAAGCTGTTGATGCCGCTGGCCACCGGGGGCGGAGACGTCTACCGGGCGCAGGTCGTTGGCTACTTCGACGCGGGGGGGGCGCAGTGCCGGCTCGAGGCGGTGATCGACCTCTCGGGGCTGATGCCCAACTTGGCCCGCGTCAGGAACCTGACCGCCTTGGGGCAGGGTTTCGATCCGGCGGTGCTGGGGGTGCAGCCAGATGAGCCCTGA
- a CDS encoding PulJ/GspJ family protein, with protein MMRFTSKHQAGVVRSGFTLIEVVLAVGLSVILLGLLTMAIDLHLIRVDASRSTVEQATLVRGVFRIVADDFRQAAIGSIQDTAEASELAEASAAFDVDSIDQADPAATTDPLEAEAVVRPGFGMMGDAVSVMAYLERERPSPITPQTLSPMAQQAPPPMAGLTLVRYALADGSQMGGDGQPLRGLVRQEVNRDVYLYQQQLGGDAFAYGTTWSVAPEVVGMSIAYTDGTTTYTQWGTTEGQAPLPVAIELNLAVRTDGLHAAQAGDPAAAADIRNYRMVIALPAGFVAPVEEAVDPAATTSGATGSGV; from the coding sequence ATGATGCGCTTCACGTCGAAACATCAGGCCGGCGTCGTACGCTCGGGCTTCACGCTGATCGAGGTCGTGCTCGCGGTGGGGTTGTCTGTGATCCTGCTGGGGCTGCTGACGATGGCCATCGACCTGCACCTGATCCGCGTTGACGCCTCGCGCAGCACGGTAGAGCAGGCCACCCTGGTGCGGGGGGTCTTCCGCATTGTTGCAGACGACTTCCGCCAAGCCGCGATCGGCAGCATCCAAGACACCGCCGAGGCCTCCGAGCTGGCCGAAGCCTCGGCCGCGTTCGACGTCGACTCCATCGATCAGGCCGACCCCGCGGCGACCACCGACCCTTTAGAAGCCGAGGCGGTTGTCCGCCCCGGCTTCGGCATGATGGGCGACGCGGTGAGCGTGATGGCCTACCTAGAACGCGAGCGACCGTCGCCGATTACTCCGCAGACCCTCTCGCCGATGGCCCAGCAGGCGCCTCCGCCGATGGCGGGGCTGACCCTGGTGCGGTACGCCCTGGCAGACGGATCGCAGATGGGCGGTGACGGGCAGCCGCTGCGGGGGCTCGTGCGGCAGGAGGTGAACCGCGATGTCTACCTCTACCAGCAGCAGTTGGGGGGGGACGCCTTCGCCTACGGAACGACCTGGAGCGTGGCGCCGGAGGTGGTGGGCATGTCGATCGCGTACACAGACGGCACAACGACCTACACGCAGTGGGGAACCACCGAAGGCCAGGCGCCGCTTCCGGTAGCGATTGAATTGAACCTCGCGGTGCGTACCGACGGACTGCACGCGGCGCAGGCGGGTGACCCGGCCGCCGCGGCAGACATCCGCAACTACCGCATGGTCATCGCCCTGCCGGCGGGCTTTGTGGCCCCCGTAGAGGAAGCAGTAGACCCCGCTGCCACGACAAGCGGCGCCACGGGGAGCGGCGTATGA